CCGCTGGCCGAAAACGGCGTACTGGACCTGCGGCTCTTTGACCCGGCGACCATGGGCCCCGCCCGGCTGGACGGCGCGTGGGAGTTTTACTGGAATCGCCTGCTGACGCCGCAGGACTTCGTTGAAAACACCGCCCTTGCACCGTCAGGCCTGATTTCGCTGCCCGGCACATGGAAAGGAATGCTCGTAAATGGTGAAGAGCTGGGCGGAACGGGGCAGGCCACCCTGCGACTGCGGCTGCGCCTCTGGCCGGAGGCGCACACGCTGACATTACGGCTCTTCGACATCCCCATGGCCTACCGGCTGTGGGCCAACGGCGAGTTCGTGGCGGGCAGCGGCACCGTGGGCACGGATGCAGACAGCGAGACACCTCAGCGCTCGCTGGTATTGGCCGGCATCACCCCCAAAGGGGAGAATCTGGAACTCGTGCTCCAGATATCCAACCACCATTTTCGCGCTGGCGGCGTGCCGGAGGGGCTGCGGCTGGCTCCGCCCGGCCCTCTGGAAGCCGAGCGCGACAGAACCTGGACCTTTGCCTACTTCTTCGCCGGCTGCCTGATGATCACAGTGCTGTACCACCTCTTTCTGTTCCATCTGGACCGGACGCAGATTTCGGCGGGCTACTTTAGCGTCTTCTGCCTGTGCCTGCTGTGCTACAGCATGACCTCCAACACGTCCTTCTGGGCCATCAACCGATTCCTTCCGGCCCTGTCGCCCCGTTGGTACGAATACATCCCCCTGTTTTTCTACATGGCCTGCGCCCCCATGCTCTTCCGGTTCTACTCCTCGCTCTACCCGCAGGTCTTCCACCCTGCCGTCCGCCATCTGGTTGACCTTCGCTTCCTGATATTCCTTGCGCTGCTGCCGACCGCGCCAGATCACCTCATTTCCCAGTACATCGCATTCAGCATATTTGTTGGGTTGGGCTGCGCCATCTATTACGTCCTGCGCCTGTCCGCCTGCGCCTGGCGCGGAATGAGCGGCGCAGGGTTGCTGCTGCTCGGCAGCGGAGTGTCCCTCCTCGCCAGCCTGAACGACGGTCTCTCCCACACCAAGCATATCAACACGCCCTACCTGATCAAATTCGGCATACTCTTTCTGGTTGTCACCCAGTCGCTGGCGCTGGCCAAACGCTTCAGCCATGCCTTTCTGTCCGTGGAAAAACTCTCCGAGGAGCTGGAGCACAAAAACCAGTCACTCATGGCGGAGATGGAAGACCGCAACCGGCTCGAACAGGAAGTGATCAGCATCAGCGAGGATGAACGCAGGCGCATCAGCCACGAACTGCACGACGGCCTGTGCCAGAAGCTCACCGGAGCCCGGCTGCGCGCATCCATCCTGAACAAGCGGCTTGCCGGAACGGACGACGCCACGACTGTAGCCAGCCTTGCTGCCTTGCTGGACGCCTCCACCGATGATGCCTACCGCACCTCACGCGGTCTCTGGCCCGTAGAACACGACCCCGCAATGCCCGGCCCCTCGCTGGACGATCTGGTCCGACGCATCGCCAGGGATACGGGCGCAGACGTGCGGATCGAAAGGCACCGCCACTGCGGGCAATGCACCAATTCCAACATGAGCACGCTGTACCGTATCGCCCAGGAGGCATTGACCAATGCGGCCAAACACGCACAGGCGCACACCATCCGCGTGAAGCTGCACTGCTCCGCCCAAGACGGCATCACCTTAACTGTTTGCGATGACGGCATTGGCCGCACGGCCTCCGCACGGCAGAGCTCCCGGGGGGGAGGACTCGGGCTCGGCATCATGGCCCACCGTGCCGGCGTCATCCACGCCAAGTTGACTATAGA
The Pseudodesulfovibrio alkaliphilus genome window above contains:
- a CDS encoding sensor histidine kinase, coding for MNRAFHPFPLRLALLLTAAFLLLPCCRATANGGPLAENGVLDLRLFDPATMGPARLDGAWEFYWNRLLTPQDFVENTALAPSGLISLPGTWKGMLVNGEELGGTGQATLRLRLRLWPEAHTLTLRLFDIPMAYRLWANGEFVAGSGTVGTDADSETPQRSLVLAGITPKGENLELVLQISNHHFRAGGVPEGLRLAPPGPLEAERDRTWTFAYFFAGCLMITVLYHLFLFHLDRTQISAGYFSVFCLCLLCYSMTSNTSFWAINRFLPALSPRWYEYIPLFFYMACAPMLFRFYSSLYPQVFHPAVRHLVDLRFLIFLALLPTAPDHLISQYIAFSIFVGLGCAIYYVLRLSACAWRGMSGAGLLLLGSGVSLLASLNDGLSHTKHINTPYLIKFGILFLVVTQSLALAKRFSHAFLSVEKLSEELEHKNQSLMAEMEDRNRLEQEVISISEDERRRISHELHDGLCQKLTGARLRASILNKRLAGTDDATTVASLAALLDASTDDAYRTSRGLWPVEHDPAMPGPSLDDLVRRIARDTGADVRIERHRHCGQCTNSNMSTLYRIAQEALTNAAKHAQAHTIRVKLHCSAQDGITLTVCDDGIGRTASARQSSRGGGLGLGIMAHRAGVIHAKLTIEDAPQGGTIVTCAAPCDRHSSPTSTRRTLPDVSR